One window of Methanobacterium alkalithermotolerans genomic DNA carries:
- a CDS encoding ATP cone domain-containing protein, with translation MVKVIKKRGSVEGFKPSKIKKSLEKAAIDAGYSVNEKKEILDSVYATINKKLDEKDEVKTDTIRACLLNELDKCEPYIARSWRSFDKRYKSPL, from the coding sequence ATGGTGAAAGTAATTAAAAAAAGAGGTTCAGTGGAAGGATTTAAACCATCTAAAATAAAAAAGTCACTGGAAAAAGCAGCTATTGATGCTGGTTACAGTGTTAATGAAAAAAAAGAAATACTCGATTCGGTATATGCTACTATAAATAAAAAATTAGATGAAAAAGATGAAGTTAAAACAGATACCATCAGAGCCTGCCTTTTAAATGAACTGGATAAATGTGAACCCTATATCGCCCGTTCCTGGAGGAGTTTTGATAAGCGATATAAATCCCCGCTTTAA
- a CDS encoding DUF3320 domain-containing protein: MGNKNTAAIQKEFKSLRRKLLDLSMRNQLLKFRPRSRTIEVVEGDLNHIYDFLLLKEKKMQFLPRKEAIEEEKEDEVEIENKSSDLWELPPVEVEITEENKSRFLETDLTPSELQRRLFYINQRARTMLQEQGYNILYLGLGFLEWTEPHEPDVRKAPLILIPVILERRKVGKSFSIHWDGNDILTNISLQAKLKEMDLDLPEFKMPLTPEGVEKYLKKVKKSIKTMKDWQVLEEIQLGFFSFTKFVMYRDLDPASYKEGVDITEKPLIEALFNPDPHKRKSTFQESEVDSKLQYENVYHVMDADSSQIAVIEDVKSGNNLVVEGPPGTGKSQTIVNLIAELMAHGKTVLFVSEKMAALEVVKNRLDGIGLGKFCLELHSHKTRKKDVLQELESSLNESSPEELDIERQLNRLETLRRQLNDYNQGLHQPLYQIRLSPFQLFGMKENAEKHFKNLPPVRIPSPETITPEEWEESIIELENLAKLAQLLPPLSDNTWSGTDPGMILPPDAQGIELLIQETRDLLESLRKKVRAMEDCYGIKPSKNFNEFEKSIQAADVLAQSRPVDLAVLNSTVWDEHENDAFLLLDKLKKLHSTRNILDKFHDSAREKDLDRLLQEYLEQSSSKIKFLSGKYRKIKNEIDSLYLKTPPTNDYEIIQDLESLKDYLNLYNELLSHEVKARKFFGSMWNLENASLTDLNATARWIVLLRKLVQDKIITDKTIELAAQGIEKSKVLSHKKEVLIDADRFSIRLDKLKNRLNTHSHVIFNKEGEYVTYNQWKSKLKDWQENLSILPLWSQYLEKKRLCMKTRAAAFIPSVESGQIKLEDVESAMEGNLADSLLAMAFKELSILYTFIGDLHQGRIKEFQKLDSRIIELNRKRLFHKLNQEMPLVFGGAAPNSQASILSGELTRKRGHLPLRKLLSKAGGLIKQIKPCFMMSPLSIAQYLDPTTSRMQFDVVIFDEASQVKPEDALGAFLRAKTAVVMGDTNQLPPTSFFDQMISSEEETEQIATAADMESILHLCKRSFQVKMLRWHYRSRHESLIAVSNKEFYDNHLLVYPSPCHESQELGLKHEYHPETVYERGKSRSNPLEAKEVVNMIFNHFQEYGDTRSLGVGTFSVAQMNAILEELELKRKENPAMEKYFQEKNKEHFFVKNLETIQGDERDVILISIGYGFDENHKISLNFGPLNQEGGERRLNVLITRAREKCVVFSNFQSMDLHVNSGTPFGVRALKNFLQYAETGTMERESGKDEYQSTFENSLYQFLVDNELDVERNVGCAGFRVDLAILDEQNPGRYLLGIECDGAMYHSSPVARDRDRLREQILEGLGWKIIHVWSTDWYRNREETQKKILVAIEKIRNDLIKEEVPDIWEDVLGEGEKIEGNGGESLDSDSNGGEVSVNVNQPTKVDYMAEDISTPQDEDLNDKEPVTGFNPDAGNDTGDSFDKEPGTGISSDLDDDSTFNPNVDKDPVFTPRIDEVPEDAPPRLEDKLIPYQTYDTISLNSGDDLYKSSIPTISSVVSEIVSTEGPIHSEEVIRRIRESCGLRRAGSKVRNIISSGMEMAENNGNIRRSGDFLLLNDTSRIDVRQRKYKVDITYISAEEIREALKMVLEFEKEINKRELIIKTSRLFGFKTTSKKTFDRIENVLEDMLNKGELKNNDGLISF; encoded by the coding sequence ATGGGGAATAAAAACACAGCCGCTATTCAAAAAGAATTTAAAAGTCTAAGGAGGAAACTCCTGGATTTAAGTATGCGTAACCAGCTTTTAAAATTTCGCCCACGTTCCCGTACTATTGAGGTAGTAGAAGGTGACCTCAACCATATCTATGATTTTCTACTTTTAAAAGAAAAGAAAATGCAATTTTTACCTCGTAAAGAAGCAATAGAAGAAGAGAAGGAAGATGAAGTTGAAATAGAAAATAAGAGTTCTGATTTATGGGAACTACCTCCTGTTGAAGTGGAAATCACAGAAGAAAATAAGTCCCGATTTTTAGAAACTGATTTAACCCCTTCTGAACTACAAAGAAGACTTTTTTATATTAATCAAAGGGCCCGGACCATGCTTCAGGAGCAGGGATATAATATTCTCTATTTAGGGCTGGGTTTTTTAGAATGGACTGAACCACATGAACCAGATGTGCGCAAGGCCCCTCTGATATTAATCCCCGTAATCCTGGAAAGAAGAAAGGTAGGCAAATCCTTTTCCATACACTGGGATGGTAATGATATACTAACCAATATATCCCTCCAGGCCAAGTTAAAGGAAATGGACCTGGATTTACCGGAATTTAAAATGCCTCTTACCCCGGAGGGTGTGGAAAAATACTTAAAAAAAGTAAAAAAATCCATAAAAACCATGAAAGACTGGCAGGTCCTGGAAGAAATCCAGTTAGGATTTTTTTCATTTACAAAATTTGTAATGTACCGGGACCTGGACCCGGCCTCCTATAAAGAAGGGGTGGATATCACTGAAAAACCATTAATAGAGGCCTTGTTCAATCCAGACCCCCATAAAAGAAAATCAACTTTCCAGGAAAGTGAAGTGGATAGTAAACTTCAGTATGAGAACGTCTACCACGTTATGGATGCTGATTCTTCCCAGATTGCAGTTATTGAAGATGTAAAATCCGGAAATAACCTGGTGGTGGAAGGACCTCCAGGTACAGGTAAGTCCCAGACCATAGTAAATCTCATAGCTGAACTTATGGCCCATGGAAAAACAGTACTGTTTGTCAGTGAAAAAATGGCGGCACTGGAAGTGGTTAAAAACCGGCTGGATGGTATCGGCCTGGGTAAATTCTGTCTGGAACTCCACTCCCATAAAACCCGTAAAAAAGACGTATTACAGGAATTGGAATCATCTTTAAATGAATCATCCCCAGAAGAACTGGATATTGAACGACAGTTAAACCGGCTAGAAACCCTGCGGCGACAGTTAAATGATTATAACCAGGGATTGCACCAGCCGCTCTACCAGATAAGATTATCTCCTTTCCAGTTATTTGGGATGAAGGAAAATGCTGAAAAACACTTTAAAAATCTACCCCCGGTAAGAATCCCTTCTCCAGAGACTATAACCCCGGAAGAATGGGAAGAATCAATTATTGAACTGGAAAACCTGGCTAAATTAGCCCAGTTATTACCTCCTCTTTCAGATAATACCTGGTCTGGTACCGACCCGGGGATGATTTTACCTCCTGATGCTCAGGGTATAGAATTACTTATTCAGGAAACCCGGGATCTTTTAGAATCCTTACGTAAAAAGGTACGAGCCATGGAGGACTGCTATGGGATTAAACCATCTAAGAATTTTAATGAATTTGAAAAATCCATTCAAGCCGCTGATGTGCTGGCACAGTCCCGACCAGTTGACCTGGCAGTTTTAAATTCAACAGTATGGGATGAACATGAAAATGATGCTTTCCTGCTTTTGGATAAACTTAAAAAACTGCACAGCACCCGTAATATTCTGGATAAATTTCATGACTCCGCCCGGGAAAAAGACCTGGACCGTCTCCTGCAGGAGTACCTGGAACAATCTTCCAGTAAAATTAAATTCTTAAGTGGTAAATACCGTAAAATAAAAAATGAAATAGACTCCCTTTACCTTAAAACACCCCCCACTAATGATTATGAGATAATACAGGATTTAGAATCTTTAAAAGATTACCTTAATTTGTACAATGAACTCCTAAGCCATGAAGTGAAGGCCCGTAAATTCTTTGGCTCTATGTGGAACCTGGAAAACGCTTCTTTGACTGATCTTAATGCCACCGCCCGCTGGATAGTGCTCTTGCGAAAACTGGTCCAGGATAAAATTATCACCGATAAAACTATTGAACTGGCAGCCCAGGGAATAGAAAAAAGCAAAGTACTCTCCCATAAAAAAGAGGTTTTAATAGATGCTGATCGCTTCAGTATCAGGTTAGATAAACTAAAAAATCGTCTTAACACCCACAGTCATGTCATATTTAATAAAGAAGGAGAATATGTTACTTATAATCAGTGGAAATCTAAATTAAAGGACTGGCAGGAAAACTTAAGTATTTTACCCTTATGGTCCCAGTACCTGGAAAAGAAAAGATTGTGTATGAAAACCCGGGCGGCGGCCTTCATACCCTCTGTGGAATCAGGTCAAATAAAACTGGAAGATGTGGAAAGTGCCATGGAGGGTAACCTCGCTGATAGTTTACTGGCTATGGCCTTTAAAGAGTTATCCATACTCTATACTTTTATTGGAGATTTGCACCAGGGAAGAATTAAGGAGTTCCAAAAACTGGACTCCCGTATTATTGAATTAAATCGTAAACGATTATTCCATAAATTGAACCAGGAAATGCCCCTGGTATTTGGAGGTGCTGCACCTAATTCCCAGGCCAGTATCTTGAGTGGGGAGCTCACCCGTAAAAGAGGACACCTGCCTTTAAGAAAATTATTAAGCAAGGCGGGTGGACTCATAAAACAAATCAAGCCATGTTTTATGATGAGTCCCTTATCCATTGCCCAGTACCTGGATCCCACCACTTCCCGGATGCAGTTTGATGTGGTTATCTTTGATGAGGCCTCCCAGGTGAAACCAGAAGATGCCCTGGGAGCTTTCTTAAGGGCTAAAACTGCAGTGGTAATGGGTGATACCAACCAGTTACCCCCCACATCTTTTTTTGATCAAATGATATCTTCAGAAGAAGAAACAGAGCAAATAGCTACTGCAGCTGATATGGAAAGTATTCTACATTTATGTAAGCGCAGTTTCCAGGTTAAAATGCTCCGCTGGCACTACCGCAGTCGGCACGAATCACTAATAGCAGTTTCCAATAAGGAATTCTATGACAACCACCTCCTGGTATATCCTTCACCCTGCCATGAAAGTCAAGAACTGGGATTAAAACATGAGTATCATCCAGAAACAGTATATGAACGAGGAAAAAGTAGATCTAATCCTTTAGAAGCTAAAGAAGTGGTTAACATGATTTTTAACCACTTCCAGGAATATGGTGATACCCGGAGTTTGGGGGTGGGCACCTTCTCGGTGGCACAGATGAATGCCATTTTAGAAGAACTGGAATTAAAACGTAAAGAAAACCCTGCCATGGAAAAGTACTTCCAGGAAAAAAATAAGGAGCATTTCTTTGTTAAAAATCTGGAAACCATCCAGGGAGATGAAAGGGACGTAATATTAATCTCCATTGGTTATGGTTTTGATGAAAATCATAAAATATCCCTTAATTTCGGACCTCTGAATCAGGAAGGTGGTGAAAGGCGTTTAAATGTGCTTATTACCCGGGCCCGTGAAAAATGTGTGGTCTTCTCTAATTTCCAGTCCATGGATCTCCATGTAAATTCCGGCACTCCTTTTGGGGTTCGTGCCCTTAAAAACTTCCTTCAGTACGCTGAAACCGGAACTATGGAAAGAGAATCAGGAAAAGATGAATACCAGAGTACCTTTGAAAACTCTCTCTACCAATTTTTAGTGGATAATGAATTGGATGTAGAGCGTAATGTGGGTTGTGCTGGATTCCGGGTGGATCTGGCTATCCTGGATGAGCAAAATCCTGGTAGATATCTCCTGGGAATTGAATGTGATGGGGCCATGTACCATAGCTCCCCGGTTGCACGGGACCGGGACCGGCTCAGGGAACAGATTCTGGAGGGACTGGGATGGAAGATAATTCATGTGTGGTCCACTGACTGGTACCGTAACCGGGAAGAGACCCAGAAAAAAATTCTTGTGGCCATAGAGAAGATTAGAAATGATTTAATTAAGGAGGAAGTGCCGGATATCTGGGAGGATGTTCTGGGTGAAGGGGAGAAAATAGAAGGAAATGGGGGAGAGTCATTAGATTCAGATTCAAATGGAGGGGAAGTATCAGTTAATGTGAACCAGCCTACGAAGGTAGATTATATGGCTGAGGATATAAGTACCCCTCAAGATGAGGATTTAAATGATAAAGAACCGGTTACTGGTTTTAATCCTGATGCAGGTAATGATACTGGTGATAGTTTTGATAAAGAACCAGGTACCGGTATTAGTTCTGATTTAGATGATGATTCTACTTTTAATCCTAATGTAGATAAAGATCCTGTTTTTACCCCAAGAATAGATGAAGTACCCGAGGATGCTCCTCCCCGGCTGGAGGATAAACTGATACCCTACCAGACCTATGATACTATTAGTCTTAATAGTGGAGATGATCTGTACAAGTCTTCCATACCCACCATATCTTCGGTGGTGAGTGAGATTGTATCCACAGAAGGACCTATACATTCAGAAGAGGTAATTAGAAGAATCAGAGAAAGTTGCGGACTAAGAAGAGCCGGTAGTAAGGTGCGAAATATCATTTCCAGTGGAATGGAAATGGCAGAAAACAATGGTAACATCCGCCGAAGTGGTGATTTCCTTCTTTTAAATGATACTTCCCGGATAGATGTGCGCCAAAGGAAATATAAAGTAGATATTACCTATATATCTGCTGAAGAGATAAGAGAAGCACTGAAAATGGTCTTAGAATTTGAAAAAGAAATTAATAAAAGGGAACTAATTATTAAAACCTCCCGGTTATTTGGGTTTAAAACCACCAGTAAAAAAACCTTTGACCGTATAGAGAATGTTCTGGAAGATATGTTAAATAAAGGAGAATTAAAGAATAATGATGGTTTAATCTCCTTTTAG
- a CDS encoding ATP-binding protein, which produces MEREIIQIDEEKCDGCGSCIPGCPEGALQVIDGKARLVSDLFCDGLGACIGTCPQGAIEVIKREAEPYDEYKVMENIVKGGSNLIKAHLQHLHEHGETEYLNQARDYLKENEIEIPDYETMECGCPSSLAQEIQPGEDKEVGIFQAQLRNWPIQLQLLNPQASYLKNADLLITADCVPFSYPNFHERFLKDKVLIILCPKLDKTIDQYVDKLSQIFATQDINSISVVHMEVPCCSGIGVIVQRALEKAGKNIIIKDYTISISGEII; this is translated from the coding sequence ATGGAAAGAGAAATCATCCAGATTGATGAAGAAAAATGTGATGGTTGTGGTAGCTGTATACCGGGATGTCCTGAGGGGGCCTTGCAGGTTATTGATGGTAAAGCCCGGCTGGTAAGTGATTTATTCTGCGATGGATTAGGGGCGTGTATTGGAACTTGTCCTCAAGGAGCCATTGAGGTTATAAAAAGGGAAGCAGAACCCTATGATGAATATAAGGTGATGGAAAATATTGTTAAAGGAGGATCCAACCTTATAAAAGCCCATTTACAACATTTACATGAGCACGGGGAAACAGAATATCTAAATCAGGCCCGGGACTATTTAAAAGAAAACGAAATAGAAATACCTGATTATGAAACCATGGAGTGTGGCTGTCCCAGCTCCCTGGCCCAGGAAATTCAACCCGGGGAGGATAAAGAGGTGGGTATTTTTCAGGCACAACTTCGTAACTGGCCCATACAGTTACAGTTATTAAACCCCCAGGCATCTTATCTTAAAAATGCAGATCTACTTATTACTGCTGATTGTGTGCCCTTTAGTTATCCAAACTTCCATGAAAGATTCTTAAAGGATAAGGTTCTGATTATCCTCTGCCCTAAACTTGATAAGACCATAGACCAGTACGTGGATAAACTATCTCAAATATTTGCCACTCAGGACATTAATTCCATCTCGGTGGTACATATGGAGGTGCCCTGTTGTTCCGGGATAGGGGTAATTGTGCAGCGGGCCCTGGAAAAAGCAGGAAAAAATATAATTATCAAGGACTACACCATTTCTATAAGTGGGGAGATAATTTAA
- a CDS encoding transposase family protein, with amino-acid sequence MRNQILTTLNCNIDSIQLKLSDFFTGKNDFETILNDRLKPVKNTQNINQKLYLHENNHFEYINLLCPYCGSKNVIKQEYRQRKLLIDDKEPLNVYLRRYLCKTCGRKFTTNIKSIIKPYKRYINLFKDKLECFLETGYRSLRKTQKDLQNFLENSPSHQTIRNWLTINNKNMIKNTERFYSGYYTYDEQFLRINGHRMYRLTLYDQIRNIPIAEQIVPKRTPQAITQFIEESTINQPLISVTTDHMPLYKNIMDYIGVKHQLCVFHLFKMIGDKLYKKLRSKKVTEREKISLCLYFTDIKNIFRTYNSKTSQKRLEKLLNDFNRIPRLLQRFIKQKIIPDYKRLTTFMENNKIPRTSNTVENYYRQTEPEQIKKKYKTKKGILTYLHYKMKNWTKKHIKK; translated from the coding sequence ATGCGAAATCAAATATTAACTACTCTCAATTGTAATATTGACTCCATACAACTTAAACTTTCCGATTTTTTCACAGGAAAAAATGATTTTGAAACAATTCTCAATGATAGATTAAAACCGGTTAAAAACACTCAAAATATTAATCAGAAACTTTATCTCCATGAAAATAATCATTTCGAATATATTAACCTACTTTGCCCATATTGTGGTTCAAAAAATGTTATTAAACAAGAATATCGTCAAAGAAAACTGTTAATTGACGATAAAGAACCTTTAAATGTTTATTTAAGAAGATATCTGTGTAAAACTTGTGGGCGAAAATTCACCACAAACATTAAATCGATTATAAAACCTTATAAACGATATATTAACTTATTTAAAGATAAATTAGAATGTTTTTTGGAGACAGGTTACCGTTCGCTTCGAAAAACTCAGAAAGATCTGCAGAACTTCCTGGAAAATTCACCATCACACCAAACCATCAGAAATTGGCTTACCATAAACAATAAAAACATGATCAAAAACACTGAACGCTTTTATTCAGGATATTACACTTATGATGAGCAATTTTTACGAATTAATGGCCATAGAATGTACAGATTAACATTATACGATCAAATACGCAACATTCCAATAGCCGAACAAATAGTCCCTAAAAGAACACCACAAGCCATTACACAGTTTATAGAAGAATCAACTATTAATCAACCATTAATATCAGTCACCACCGACCATATGCCACTTTATAAAAATATAATGGATTATATTGGTGTTAAACACCAATTATGCGTATTTCACTTGTTTAAAATGATTGGTGACAAATTATACAAAAAATTACGCAGTAAAAAAGTCACAGAACGTGAAAAAATCAGTTTATGCCTATATTTCACCGATATCAAAAACATATTCCGCACATACAACTCAAAAACCAGTCAAAAAAGACTAGAAAAACTATTAAACGATTTCAATAGAATTCCACGTTTATTACAGCGTTTTATTAAACAAAAAATCATTCCAGACTATAAAAGACTCACCACGTTCATGGAAAACAATAAAATACCACGAACATCTAATACTGTGGAAAATTACTACAGACAAACAGAACCAGAACAAATAAAAAAGAAATACAAAACCAAAAAAGGAATACTCACTTATCTACACTACAAAATGAAAAATTGGACAAAAAAGCACATAAAAAAATAA
- the ppcA gene encoding phosphoenolpyruvate carboxylase yields MKIPKCMSTQHPDNVNPPFFAEGNEISGEDEIAEAYYVFSHLGCDEQMWDCEGKEVDNYVVKKLLTKYEPFFRDNKLGEDFFLTLRVPNPTVEKAEAKILLETLESIPRSYDTARLFYGEERAPVFEVILPMAASTKCLDRIYQYYLDFVVGKQNQPFKKGDITIKDWIGEFKPENINVIPLFEDKPGMLQADSITRNYLEDKNVEYQRVFLARSDPAMNYGIISAVLLNKIALERFNILSEDLGIDIYPIIGMGSAPFRGNLEPSRVEEVGLEYPSAHTLTLQSSFKYDHPHAEVVDAINKLKKRKTTTPHEMDEEKTLDIIDRYAAEYEKQIIKLAPIINRVAKYVPSRRKRKLHIGLFGYSRSIGEISLPRAITFTCALYSLGIPPEVLGLNAITDADRDYLQEVYKNFDLDLKKAIQYLDRDSKLLNPKLKEYLNLYYPEIDQDHSHLELTRDINKSLSTNQTEGMGEKILRGANLRKFLG; encoded by the coding sequence ATGAAAATCCCAAAATGTATGAGTACCCAGCACCCGGATAATGTCAACCCTCCCTTTTTTGCTGAGGGTAATGAAATTAGTGGTGAAGATGAAATAGCTGAAGCCTACTACGTTTTTTCCCACTTAGGCTGTGATGAACAAATGTGGGACTGTGAAGGAAAAGAAGTGGATAATTACGTGGTTAAAAAATTATTAACCAAATATGAACCATTTTTCAGAGATAATAAATTAGGGGAAGACTTCTTTCTTACATTAAGGGTTCCCAATCCCACCGTGGAAAAAGCAGAGGCCAAAATCTTACTGGAGACCCTGGAAAGCATACCCCGTTCCTATGATACTGCCCGCTTGTTTTATGGGGAGGAAAGGGCTCCGGTATTTGAAGTGATACTCCCTATGGCTGCTTCTACTAAATGTCTGGACCGTATTTACCAGTACTACCTTGATTTTGTGGTGGGAAAACAAAACCAGCCATTTAAAAAAGGAGACATTACTATTAAAGACTGGATTGGTGAATTCAAACCAGAAAACATTAATGTAATACCTCTTTTTGAGGATAAACCTGGCATGCTCCAGGCCGATTCTATTACCCGGAACTATCTGGAAGATAAAAATGTGGAATATCAAAGGGTATTCTTAGCCAGATCTGACCCTGCCATGAATTACGGTATAATAAGCGCTGTTTTATTAAATAAGATTGCACTGGAGCGATTTAATATACTATCCGAAGATTTGGGCATTGATATTTATCCCATAATTGGTATGGGCTCTGCTCCATTTAGAGGTAACCTGGAGCCGTCCCGGGTAGAAGAAGTGGGATTAGAATATCCCAGTGCCCATACCCTGACTCTACAGTCATCATTTAAATATGATCACCCCCATGCAGAAGTGGTGGATGCTATAAATAAGTTAAAAAAACGGAAAACCACCACCCCTCATGAAATGGATGAAGAAAAAACACTGGATATCATAGATAGATATGCTGCAGAATATGAAAAACAGATAATCAAACTGGCCCCTATTATTAACCGGGTGGCGAAGTATGTACCCAGCCGCAGGAAAAGAAAATTACATATTGGTTTATTTGGTTATTCCCGCAGCATTGGTGAAATTTCACTTCCCCGGGCCATAACCTTTACCTGTGCTCTTTATTCTCTGGGAATACCTCCCGAAGTCCTGGGTTTAAATGCAATAACTGATGCTGATCGGGATTATCTTCAAGAGGTTTATAAAAACTTTGACCTGGACCTTAAAAAAGCAATTCAATACCTGGACCGGGATTCTAAACTATTAAATCCAAAACTAAAAGAATATCTTAACCTTTATTACCCTGAAATCGATCAGGATCACTCCCACCTGGAATTAACCAGGGATATTAATAAATCCCTATCCACCAATCAAACTGAAGGAATGGGAGAGAAGATCTTAAGAGGGGCCAATTTGAGGAAGTTCCTGGGTTAA
- a CDS encoding PAS domain S-box protein, with the protein MFNEYSLISLLAALTSFFIGNFIYFRNPENSLNRVIAIFSVMVSFMAITEFAYRLVENPESALFWLKVSTLWPLIPAIMLQIALIFTNRGHILKNKFAYPLIYGPALIFILFGFTTDLLIGPPILEYWGWTYSIPENPIIYYLFSAWTVIISLSASILVFSYYFKAEGMDKKQALYLALGLFTPLILSLITDFIFIELSIPIPEFTQTMLTLGLIFIVYGIWRYNFPLLTPTLAAEKIISTMPNFLLLLDRKGRISKINKSIISQLGYSEKELLKESIYDIFTLENKPQLEKAIKNGESFNGECTIISNSGKAVEVLINLAPIYSIIKEPTGFVIIGTDITQRKKALQEILESELKFRSVIEQTSDGVALANHRGEIIYWNRALENITGYSKEKVTDRYLYEILYKMMTPENKELISEEKIQKIFKKAFASSKIPNKLHVEEKVIMRADGDFRDTQVTNFFLEKTNPSLFCTVVRDISDKKKAENILKNSLKEKEVMLREIHHRVKNNLQIISSLLNLQTNYVKDEEARDLFKESQNRVKSMSMIHESLYQSRDLAQVDFSIYISRLSSELFSSYGVNFNQIRLETSVEKINLDINTAIPCGLIINELLSNAIKYAFPHQEGIIKINFLQKEDLYVLEVSDNGVGLPDDIDFTGTNTLGLRLVSSLVDQLDGTIHLDKTKGTSFIMEFPELEYEPRL; encoded by the coding sequence ATGTTCAATGAATACTCTCTTATTTCACTCTTAGCAGCCCTCACCTCTTTTTTTATTGGGAATTTCATTTATTTTCGTAACCCAGAAAACTCTCTTAATCGGGTAATAGCAATTTTTAGTGTTATGGTTTCATTTATGGCCATAACTGAATTTGCCTACCGACTGGTAGAAAATCCAGAGTCTGCCTTATTCTGGTTAAAGGTGAGTACATTATGGCCCCTGATACCTGCTATTATGCTGCAGATTGCACTCATATTTACCAACAGAGGACATATCTTAAAAAATAAATTTGCCTACCCTTTAATCTATGGACCTGCCCTTATATTCATATTATTTGGTTTTACCACCGATCTTTTAATTGGACCCCCTATACTAGAATACTGGGGTTGGACTTACTCCATACCAGAAAACCCCATCATATATTATTTATTTTCAGCCTGGACCGTAATAATATCTTTAAGTGCATCTATTCTGGTTTTTTCGTATTACTTTAAAGCCGAAGGTATGGATAAAAAACAGGCACTCTACCTGGCTTTAGGCTTATTTACCCCTCTGATATTAAGTTTAATCACTGATTTTATTTTCATTGAACTATCCATCCCCATCCCGGAGTTTACCCAGACCATGCTCACCCTGGGTCTAATATTCATTGTCTATGGTATCTGGAGGTATAATTTTCCTTTACTCACCCCCACTCTGGCGGCAGAGAAAATAATTTCCACCATGCCTAATTTCCTGCTACTACTAGACCGCAAAGGGCGCATATCCAAGATAAATAAGAGTATAATCTCCCAGCTGGGTTACAGTGAAAAGGAACTTCTAAAAGAAAGTATTTATGATATTTTTACCCTGGAAAATAAACCACAGCTGGAAAAGGCCATCAAAAATGGAGAGAGCTTCAATGGAGAATGCACTATTATATCAAATTCAGGTAAGGCCGTGGAGGTATTAATTAATCTGGCCCCTATTTACAGTATCATAAAAGAACCTACCGGTTTTGTAATTATTGGTACGGATATCACCCAGCGTAAAAAAGCCTTACAAGAAATTTTGGAAAGTGAATTAAAATTTAGAAGTGTAATAGAACAAACTTCTGATGGGGTGGCCCTGGCTAATCATAGGGGAGAGATTATCTACTGGAACCGTGCCCTGGAGAACATCACCGGATACAGTAAAGAAAAAGTAACAGACCGTTATCTTTATGAAATATTGTATAAAATGATGACTCCCGAAAATAAAGAACTGATAAGTGAAGAAAAAATCCAGAAGATCTTTAAAAAGGCCTTTGCATCATCGAAAATCCCCAATAAATTACATGTGGAAGAAAAGGTGATAATGCGTGCTGATGGTGACTTCAGGGATACTCAGGTAACTAATTTCTTTTTAGAAAAAACGAATCCTTCCCTTTTTTGTACTGTAGTCCGGGATATAAGTGATAAGAAAAAAGCAGAAAACATTCTTAAAAATTCCCTTAAGGAAAAAGAGGTTATGCTTCGAGAAATCCATCACCGGGTGAAAAATAACCTGCAAATTATTTCCAGCCTGCTGAATTTACAAACAAATTATGTAAAAGATGAAGAGGCACGAGATTTATTTAAAGAAAGTCAAAACCGGGTTAAATCCATGTCCATGATTCATGAGAGTTTATATCAGTCCCGGGACCTGGCCCAGGTAGATTTTTCTATTTATATCTCCCGGCTTTCCTCCGAATTATTCTCCTCCTATGGAGTAAATTTTAATCAGATTCGATTGGAAACCAGTGTGGAAAAAATCAATCTGGATATTAATACCGCCATACCCTGCGGATTAATCATCAATGAACTGCTTTCAAATGCCATTAAATATGCCTTCCCCCACCAGGAGGGGATAATAAAAATTAATTTCCTCCAAAAAGAAGATTTATATGTACTGGAAGTATCAGATAATGGGGTGGGATTACCAGATGATATTGATTTTACCGGGACAAACACCCTGGGTTTAAGGCTGGTTAGTTCCCTGGTGGATCAGCTGGATGGTACTATTCATCTGGATAAAACAAAAGGCACCAGCTTTATTATGGAGTTTCCTGAATTAGAATATGAACCCCGTTTATAA